A genomic segment from Terriglobia bacterium encodes:
- a CDS encoding di-heme oxidoredictase family protein, with protein MKRHSETLLFTLGSILVAGGVLFARQLGDVPAIPVHMNEVDIESGRIPFDQVVRYGETLFTAVFNKLDGAGRPGTTADMKPRAPQPGMLRTTGPDSHSCASCHNRPQIGGGGDFATNVFVMADSTTQVKDSISSEFVNERMTVSLFGSGPIEMLAREMTRELQGTRLVSINHAYLCSCNVPAHLTAKGIDFGDIIAHGDGAVDTTGVRGVSGDLVVRPFHQNGAAVSLRQFTNEGMNQHLGLQSQELFGIDTDPDGDGVRNELTIGDITAIALFQAQLGTPGRRFSDDPVRRKGAEDGEGLFNKIGCTSCHIPEMKLKGRMFTEANPFNPEWKLLTTVAKPVGFDMTTTGQPPRLEPTPDGGAVVRAYTDLKRHYLCDDSDRFFCNEKVADSGVQPGWFVTRKLWDIGSSAAFGHRGDLSTITEAIEHHAGEARESRDNYVKLSQYQRGAIVEFLKTMQVLPAK; from the coding sequence ATGAAGCGGCATTCGGAGACTCTTCTATTCACCTTAGGTTCCATTCTCGTTGCAGGCGGCGTCCTTTTCGCCCGGCAACTCGGTGACGTGCCCGCCATCCCGGTCCATATGAATGAGGTGGACATCGAAAGCGGGCGCATCCCGTTCGACCAGGTGGTGAGATACGGCGAAACGCTCTTCACCGCGGTCTTCAACAAGCTCGACGGGGCGGGCCGGCCGGGCACGACGGCCGATATGAAGCCGCGGGCGCCACAGCCCGGAATGCTCCGGACCACGGGTCCGGACTCTCATTCCTGCGCTTCGTGTCACAACCGTCCGCAGATCGGCGGGGGCGGCGACTTCGCCACCAACGTCTTCGTGATGGCCGATTCCACGACGCAGGTCAAGGACTCCATCAGCTCCGAATTCGTCAACGAGCGGATGACCGTCAGCCTGTTCGGCTCCGGCCCGATCGAGATGCTGGCCCGCGAAATGACGCGTGAGCTTCAAGGCACGCGCCTGGTCTCGATCAATCACGCGTATCTCTGTTCGTGCAATGTGCCGGCGCACCTCACCGCGAAAGGCATCGACTTCGGCGACATCATCGCGCACGGTGACGGCGCCGTGGACACCACGGGGGTTCGCGGCGTCAGCGGCGACCTCGTCGTCCGTCCCTTTCATCAGAATGGCGCGGCCGTGTCTCTCCGCCAGTTCACCAACGAGGGAATGAACCAGCATCTCGGACTTCAGTCCCAGGAACTCTTCGGCATCGACACCGATCCCGACGGCGACGGCGTCCGCAACGAACTGACCATCGGCGACATCACCGCGATCGCTCTATTTCAGGCGCAGCTCGGCACTCCCGGCCGCCGTTTCTCCGACGATCCTGTCCGCCGCAAAGGCGCCGAGGACGGCGAAGGGCTGTTCAACAAAATCGGCTGCACCTCATGCCACATCCCCGAAATGAAGCTGAAGGGCCGGATGTTCACCGAAGCCAATCCGTTCAACCCCGAATGGAAGCTGCTGACGACGGTCGCCAAGCCCGTCGGCTTCGACATGACGACCACCGGCCAGCCGCCGCGGCTCGAGCCGACGCCGGACGGCGGCGCCGTCGTGCGCGCATATACCGATCTCAAACGCCACTATCTCTGCGACGACAGCGACCGCTTCTTCTGCAATGAAAAGGTCGCCGACTCCGGCGTCCAGCCCGGCTGGTTCGTGACGCGCAAACTCTGGGATATCGGGAGCTCCGCCGCCTTCGGCCATCGCGGCGATCTTTCAACCATCACCGAGGCGATCGAGCATCATGCCGGCGAAGCCCGCGAATCGCGCGACAACTATGTGAAGCTTTCGCAATACCAACGAGGAGCGATCGTCGAGTTCCTCAAAACCATGCAGGTGCTGCCCGCGAAGTGA